A region from the Cellvibrio sp. PSBB006 genome encodes:
- the ettA gene encoding energy-dependent translational throttle protein EttA produces MAQYVYSMHRLGKIVPPKREILKDISLSFFPGAKIGVLGLNGSGKSTLLRIMAGVDTDFNGEARPMPGIKVGYLPQEPQLDPAKDVRGNVEDGVREAVDALQELDKIYAAYAEPDADFDDLAKKQARCEDIIQAWDAHNLDHTLEVAADALRLPPWDADVTKLSGGERRRVALCRLLLSRPDMLLLDEPTNHLDAESVYWLEQFLQNFSGTVVAITHDRYFLDNAAGWILELDRGHGIPYEGNYTNWLEQKEARLQQEARTEAAHQKALKTELEWVRQNPKGRQAKSKARLARFDELQSQEFQSRNETNEIYIPPGERLGDKVIELENVSKGYGDRLLIDNLSLSIPKGAVVGIVGGNGAGKSTLFRMIAGTEQPDSGKVTLGDTVKVAYVEQSRENLDDKKTVWEAVSDGQDILRIGTYEVNSRSYVGRFNFKGSDQQKRVGELSGGERGRLHLANTLKQGANVLLLDEPSNDLDIETLRALEDAILAFPGCVLVISHDRWFLDRIATHILAYEGDSDIVFFEGNYTEYHEDLIKRKGGDAQPKRMKYKPLKN; encoded by the coding sequence ATGGCGCAATATGTTTACAGCATGCACCGGCTCGGCAAGATCGTGCCGCCCAAGCGTGAAATTCTGAAAGATATCTCCCTCTCCTTTTTCCCCGGCGCCAAGATCGGGGTGCTCGGCCTGAATGGCTCGGGTAAATCCACGTTGTTGCGTATCATGGCCGGGGTGGATACGGATTTTAACGGCGAAGCCCGCCCTATGCCCGGCATCAAGGTCGGCTACCTGCCCCAGGAACCACAGCTCGACCCAGCTAAAGACGTGCGTGGCAATGTGGAAGATGGGGTGCGTGAGGCGGTGGATGCGCTGCAAGAACTGGATAAGATCTACGCTGCTTACGCCGAGCCGGATGCCGACTTTGACGATCTGGCCAAAAAGCAGGCCCGCTGCGAAGACATCATTCAGGCGTGGGATGCACATAATCTGGACCACACCCTGGAAGTTGCCGCCGACGCCCTGCGCTTGCCGCCCTGGGATGCAGATGTCACCAAGCTGTCTGGCGGTGAACGCCGCCGCGTGGCCTTGTGTCGTTTACTGTTGTCGCGCCCGGATATGTTGTTGCTCGACGAACCGACCAACCACCTGGATGCCGAATCGGTCTACTGGCTGGAGCAATTCCTGCAAAACTTCTCCGGCACCGTGGTAGCAATTACCCACGACCGTTACTTCCTCGACAACGCCGCCGGCTGGATTCTGGAACTGGACCGTGGCCACGGCATTCCTTATGAAGGTAATTACACCAATTGGCTGGAGCAAAAAGAAGCTCGTTTGCAGCAGGAAGCGCGCACCGAGGCTGCTCACCAGAAAGCCCTGAAAACTGAATTGGAGTGGGTGCGTCAGAATCCCAAAGGTCGTCAGGCCAAAAGCAAGGCGCGTCTGGCCCGCTTTGATGAATTGCAATCCCAGGAATTCCAATCCCGCAACGAAACGAACGAGATTTATATTCCGCCGGGCGAGCGCCTGGGTGACAAGGTCATCGAGCTGGAGAATGTCAGCAAGGGTTACGGCGACCGGCTGCTGATCGACAATCTGTCCCTGAGCATCCCCAAAGGTGCGGTCGTCGGTATTGTTGGTGGTAATGGTGCAGGTAAATCTACCCTGTTCCGCATGATCGCCGGCACCGAACAACCGGACAGCGGCAAGGTAACCTTGGGCGATACAGTGAAAGTCGCTTATGTCGAGCAGAGTCGCGAAAACCTTGACGATAAAAAAACCGTCTGGGAAGCCGTGTCCGATGGCCAGGACATCTTGCGCATCGGTACCTACGAAGTGAATTCCCGCTCTTACGTGGGCCGCTTTAACTTTAAAGGCTCGGATCAACAGAAACGTGTGGGCGAATTGTCCGGTGGTGAGCGTGGTCGTTTACATCTGGCCAATACCTTGAAGCAAGGCGCGAACGTTCTGCTGCTCGACGAACCGTCCAACGACCTGGATATTGAAACCCTGCGTGCATTGGAAGATGCGATCCTGGCCTTCCCCGGTTGCGTCCTGGTGATCTCGCACGACCGCTGGTTCCTCGACCGTATTGCAACCCACATTCTTGCGTACGAAGGCGATTCGGATATCGTGTTCTTTGAAGGGAATTACACCGAGTATCACGAGGATTTGATCAAACGCAAAGGTGGCGATGCGCAGCCCAAGCGGATGAAGTATAAGCCGTTGAAGAATTGA
- a CDS encoding GMC family oxidoreductase, with translation MTANQEYDVVIVGSGIAGSIVAYQLGLQGKKVLILEAGQPVPVDRSGYMETFFKANAKTPESPYPPTVQNPSASTPDNPLGLPDPAQENVPRYTVLQIGPWRNPKQCYFTYSPQELHLTGDSPRANFAFASSYERIGGGTTWHWLGTSLRLFPNDFELKTLYGQGVDWPGGKDFYQKLVPYYEKATNEIGVAGDKGALDQLYTQFGVSPTGNYGPEYNYPMPGITESLVDQAYINSVTSITVDGNPVYVTPTPQGRNSLPGERRQCAGNTNCIPICPIQAKYDATVTLARAQQTGNVDVWYRHVANNIRVDDNTDDITGIDYITYDTHGGIPTGSGTVTAKKYVLAAHAIETPKLLLMSNKNKNFKRGVANSSDQVGRNLMDHVMYLAWGLAKDPVFAYRGPLSTSGVESLRDGEFRKERSAYRIEIGNEGWQWAANDPFTTLADFVFGQNNSQLNGDSVNQQGQPLRWDQNLPANSQLFGTQLVNTLNAIYTRQIRLGYLIEQLPDPENRVELSETETDHLGLPRPKVTYRIQEDYVRNAFVSAKKVSTEIFNAIGATEYTKLPPAPVLYGKPDKVTATNFQYQGDNFTFYGAGHIVGTYRMGDCKEDSVLNARQQSWDHSNLFMVGSGVFPTVATGNPTLTIAALAFQAAEHILEDLKEVSA, from the coding sequence ATGACTGCCAATCAGGAATATGATGTTGTCATTGTCGGCTCAGGTATTGCCGGTTCTATTGTTGCCTATCAGTTAGGATTGCAAGGTAAGAAAGTGTTGATCCTCGAAGCCGGCCAACCGGTGCCAGTGGATCGCAGCGGCTATATGGAAACCTTTTTCAAAGCCAATGCAAAAACACCCGAATCACCCTATCCACCGACGGTGCAAAATCCGTCGGCATCGACACCGGATAACCCGCTCGGCCTGCCCGACCCGGCGCAGGAAAATGTGCCGCGCTATACCGTATTGCAAATTGGTCCCTGGCGAAATCCCAAACAATGTTATTTCACGTATTCACCACAAGAACTCCATTTAACGGGTGACAGTCCGCGCGCCAATTTTGCATTTGCCAGTTCCTATGAGCGCATCGGTGGCGGTACAACCTGGCATTGGCTCGGCACCAGTTTGCGTTTATTTCCCAACGATTTCGAATTAAAAACCTTGTACGGGCAAGGTGTGGATTGGCCGGGCGGTAAAGATTTTTATCAGAAGCTGGTGCCCTACTATGAAAAAGCCACCAACGAAATTGGTGTAGCGGGTGACAAGGGCGCATTGGATCAACTTTATACACAATTCGGTGTTTCACCGACGGGAAATTATGGACCGGAATATAATTATCCGATGCCGGGTATTACCGAATCCCTGGTAGATCAAGCCTACATCAATAGCGTGACCTCAATAACCGTTGATGGCAATCCGGTTTACGTGACCCCGACACCACAAGGACGCAATTCCCTGCCGGGCGAACGACGTCAATGTGCCGGCAATACTAACTGCATTCCCATTTGCCCCATCCAGGCAAAATATGATGCGACGGTCACGCTCGCCCGCGCGCAGCAAACCGGCAATGTCGATGTATGGTATCGCCATGTGGCGAATAATATTCGCGTCGATGACAACACTGACGACATCACCGGAATTGATTACATCACTTACGATACACACGGTGGCATTCCCACCGGCTCCGGTACGGTTACCGCTAAAAAGTATGTGTTAGCGGCGCACGCTATCGAGACGCCCAAGCTGTTATTAATGTCCAATAAAAATAAAAATTTTAAGCGTGGCGTTGCTAACAGCAGTGATCAGGTCGGGCGCAACCTGATGGATCACGTGATGTATCTCGCCTGGGGTTTGGCGAAAGATCCGGTGTTTGCTTATCGCGGCCCGCTGTCAACCTCGGGGGTTGAATCGCTGCGCGATGGTGAATTCCGCAAAGAGCGTTCGGCCTATCGCATTGAGATTGGCAATGAGGGCTGGCAGTGGGCGGCGAATGACCCTTTCACTACCCTGGCGGATTTTGTGTTCGGCCAGAACAACAGCCAGCTAAATGGTGACTCGGTGAATCAGCAAGGCCAGCCACTGCGTTGGGATCAAAACCTGCCGGCTAACAGCCAATTATTCGGCACGCAATTGGTGAATACCTTAAATGCTATTTATACGCGACAAATTCGTCTGGGGTATTTGATTGAGCAATTGCCTGACCCGGAAAATCGTGTGGAATTATCCGAGACCGAAACCGATCACCTCGGCTTACCGCGCCCGAAAGTGACCTATCGCATCCAGGAAGATTACGTGCGCAATGCGTTTGTCTCCGCGAAAAAAGTCTCTACGGAAATCTTTAACGCCATCGGCGCTACCGAATACACCAAGCTGCCACCGGCACCGGTGTTATATGGAAAACCCGACAAAGTCACCGCCACCAACTTTCAATACCAGGGCGACAATTTTACCTTCTATGGCGCCGGTCATATCGTCGGCACTTATCGCATGGGGGATTGCAAAGAAGATTCCGTATTGAACGCGCGACAACAATCCTGGGACCACAGCAATTTGTTTATGGTCGGCAGCGGTGTGTTTCCGACGGTGGCCACCGGAAATCCGACCTTGACGATTGCGGCCTTAGCCTTTCAGGCGGCGGAGCATATTTTGGAGGATTTGAAAGAGGTGAGCGCGTGA